A single region of the Thermodesulfatator indicus DSM 15286 genome encodes:
- a CDS encoding ATP-grasp domain-containing protein — protein sequence MSEEIVVAVSGINAVDNPGPGLGVIRSLKEDSSLTIKALGLAYDAMEPGIYLDWLVDKSFIMPYPSSAEEDYLARLFYIQDVTGLQVVIPTLDAELPLFIKGEQELSSRGIKTFLPTWEQFELRSKQRLMEMAPRLGLSVPPTEQVSSYSDLMKALDRIGFPAMIKGLFYKAYRVHTFAEAEGVFYKIVEEWGYPVLVQKVIQGEELNVVGVGDGEGGSLGMMAIKKLWITSLGKIWTGVTIKHDVLLESSQKFLRETGWRGAFELECIATEDRIYLIEINPRFPAWLYFATGAGINLPARMVKKVLGQPVETHSEYEAGRLYIRYTYDLVTDMDVFQKIVTRGET from the coding sequence ATGTCTGAAGAAATAGTAGTGGCCGTTTCAGGCATTAACGCTGTTGATAATCCAGGCCCGGGTTTAGGGGTCATCAGAAGTTTAAAAGAAGACTCTTCTCTAACAATAAAGGCCTTAGGCCTGGCTTATGATGCTATGGAGCCAGGAATATATCTTGATTGGCTGGTTGATAAATCTTTTATTATGCCCTATCCCTCAAGCGCTGAAGAAGATTATTTGGCCAGACTTTTTTATATTCAAGATGTTACTGGTCTTCAGGTGGTAATTCCCACCTTAGATGCTGAGCTTCCCCTTTTCATTAAAGGGGAACAGGAATTGTCATCTAGAGGGATCAAGACCTTTCTTCCTACCTGGGAACAATTTGAGCTACGTTCTAAACAGCGATTAATGGAAATGGCCCCTCGCCTTGGCCTGTCTGTTCCTCCAACAGAACAAGTCTCTTCATATTCAGACCTCATGAAAGCGCTTGATCGCATAGGCTTTCCCGCTATGATAAAAGGCCTTTTTTATAAGGCTTATCGGGTGCACACTTTTGCCGAAGCCGAAGGAGTTTTCTATAAAATCGTAGAAGAATGGGGATATCCGGTTCTGGTTCAAAAAGTCATTCAAGGTGAGGAATTAAATGTAGTAGGTGTAGGCGATGGAGAAGGTGGTTCTTTAGGTATGATGGCCATCAAAAAACTCTGGATCACTTCTCTTGGCAAGATATGGACAGGAGTAACCATAAAACATGATGTTTTACTTGAGTCATCGCAGAAGTTTTTGCGTGAAACTGGCTGGCGAGGAGCTTTTGAACTTGAATGTATAGCCACTGAGGATCGTATTTATCTGATTGAGATAAACCCTCGTTTTCCAGCTTGGTTATACTTTGCCACTGGAGCGGGTATTAATCTTCCAGCAAGAATGGTCAAAAAGGTATTAGGTCAACCTGTTGAGACCCATTCTGAATACGAAGCTGGGCGTCTTTATATACGTTACACTTACGATTTGGTTACTGATATGGATGTTTTCCAGAAAATAGTAACGCGTGGTGAAACTTAA
- a CDS encoding PqqD family protein — protein MDKLKRLAINEEGFIFDPVTGNSFTTNRVGLWILQKLKEGKTPEEIINELPEHFEVDTETAERDVTDFLEQLRHYKLI, from the coding sequence ATGGATAAATTAAAACGTTTAGCTATAAATGAAGAAGGCTTTATTTTTGATCCTGTCACTGGCAATAGCTTCACCACCAATCGTGTAGGCTTATGGATCCTTCAAAAACTCAAAGAAGGTAAAACTCCTGAAGAAATAATAAACGAATTGCCAGAACATTTTGAAGTTGATACCGAAACTGCTGAACGTGATGTAACGGATTTTTTAGAGCAGCTTCGGCACTATAAACTTATTTAA
- a CDS encoding 30S ribosomal protein S1 — translation MENVIENQNQAPEESFEELLAGEIKTISRGEVLTGKVLRVDPEWVFIDIGYKSEGVAPTTEFTGPNGEVKVKPGDEVEILIENLRTPDGMVRVAYKKLQRRRAWNKIEQAQKNKTPLEAYVLERIKGGFAVDIEGLKAFLPFSQAFLKPPKNPEEIIGTTLKVEVVSVDRKKNNVVVSHRNYLEKESERRKKELLENLEEGQVLEGTVKSITDYGVFVDLGGVDGLLHVSDISWGRVKHPSNYFKVGDKIKVKVIKYDREKEKIALGIKQLTPDPWETVAEKYPEGKRIEGKVVSLTNFGAFVELEPGVEGLIHISELSWTKRIKHPRDILEVGDKVEVVVLGVDSENRRVSLSLKQVEPNPWDVLVEQFSEGMVIEAPVKTVTDFGVFVEVMEGIDGFIHVSDLSWGRIKHPSEAYKPGDMIQAVILKIDREKEKLALGVKQLTPDPWESVPEKYPVGSVVTGKVSNVTDFGVFVELEEGVEGLVHVSEISDKKVKTPVGMFEPGQEVKAKVVKIEPESRRIGLSIKKLKEDEEKKEYQEFSKGSQKGSITLGAILKETLNSGKTK, via the coding sequence ATGGAAAATGTTATTGAAAACCAAAATCAAGCTCCGGAAGAAAGCTTTGAAGAGCTTTTAGCCGGAGAAATCAAAACTATTTCCCGGGGAGAAGTTCTCACCGGAAAAGTTTTGAGAGTGGACCCTGAGTGGGTCTTTATCGACATCGGTTATAAGAGCGAAGGTGTTGCCCCTACTACAGAATTTACGGGGCCAAATGGAGAAGTAAAGGTCAAACCTGGAGACGAAGTAGAAATTCTTATTGAAAATCTCCGCACCCCGGATGGTATGGTGCGAGTAGCTTATAAAAAGCTTCAACGTCGTCGGGCCTGGAACAAGATTGAACAGGCGCAAAAGAATAAAACACCCTTAGAAGCATATGTTTTAGAAAGAATTAAAGGCGGTTTTGCGGTTGATATAGAAGGCTTAAAGGCATTTTTACCTTTTTCACAGGCCTTTTTAAAACCTCCCAAAAACCCTGAAGAAATTATTGGTACTACCCTTAAAGTTGAAGTGGTGAGTGTGGATCGCAAGAAAAATAACGTTGTGGTCTCCCATCGCAATTATTTAGAAAAAGAAAGTGAACGACGCAAAAAAGAATTACTCGAAAACCTTGAAGAAGGTCAGGTGCTCGAAGGTACTGTAAAAAGCATTACGGACTACGGTGTCTTTGTTGACTTAGGAGGAGTAGATGGTCTTTTACACGTTTCTGATATTTCCTGGGGACGTGTTAAACATCCGTCCAATTACTTCAAAGTGGGAGACAAAATCAAAGTCAAAGTCATCAAATATGACCGGGAAAAAGAAAAAATAGCCCTTGGTATTAAGCAGCTAACCCCTGATCCTTGGGAAACCGTGGCTGAAAAATATCCTGAAGGCAAACGAATTGAAGGCAAAGTTGTCTCCCTAACTAACTTTGGGGCCTTTGTTGAGCTTGAGCCTGGTGTAGAAGGGCTTATCCACATCTCTGAACTTTCTTGGACCAAGCGGATCAAACATCCTCGAGATATCCTGGAAGTGGGAGACAAAGTAGAAGTAGTTGTGCTAGGGGTTGATAGTGAAAACCGTCGGGTTTCTCTCTCTCTAAAGCAAGTAGAACCTAATCCCTGGGATGTGCTGGTGGAACAGTTCTCTGAAGGCATGGTAATTGAAGCACCTGTAAAAACGGTCACTGATTTTGGTGTTTTTGTAGAGGTTATGGAAGGAATTGACGGCTTTATCCACGTTTCCGATCTATCCTGGGGTAGAATAAAACACCCTTCTGAAGCTTACAAACCAGGTGATATGATTCAGGCGGTAATACTCAAAATTGACCGTGAAAAAGAAAAACTAGCCTTAGGTGTTAAACAGCTCACCCCTGATCCCTGGGAAAGTGTACCGGAGAAATATCCTGTAGGGAGCGTAGTAACCGGTAAGGTATCAAATGTTACTGATTTTGGTGTTTTCGTAGAACTAGAAGAAGGTGTGGAAGGTCTTGTCCACGTCTCTGAAATCTCAGACAAAAAAGTAAAAACCCCTGTAGGTATGTTTGAACCCGGACAAGAAGTAAAAGCTAAAGTAGTAAAAATTGAACCGGAATCTCGTCGAATCGGACTTTCCATCAAAAAACTCAAAGAAGACGAAGAAAAGAAAGAATACCAAGAGTTTAGTAAAGGCTCGCAAAAAGGAAGTATAACCCTTGGGGCTATTCTTAAAGAGACTTTAAACTCTGGAAAAACAAAGTAA
- the sppA gene encoding signal peptide peptidase SppA encodes MSVRKFFTNLLAFLGGIFLFFLILFAISLFLLFKGEPTFSSGPKIGLIEIKGVISEADKPLKEIRQFARNKHIKAVVVRIESPGGAVGASQELYLALRELSKEKPVVASMGSVAASGGLYVALGAQKIVAAPGTITGSIGVMMQVPNLSKLLEKIGIEATILKSGPYKDTGNMFRPLREDEKKILYQTINDIYQQFVKAIEDSRGLKEAEIKKFADGRVFTGRAAKEFGLVDELGNLNDAIKLAAKMAGLKGYPEVVYPSKEKLWERFLVEQKLSQSLAVLFSPLYIMKWQ; translated from the coding sequence ATGTCCGTTCGAAAATTTTTTACAAATCTTTTAGCCTTTTTAGGCGGAATTTTCCTTTTTTTCTTGATTTTGTTTGCTATAAGCCTTTTTCTTTTATTTAAAGGAGAACCTACCTTTTCTTCTGGGCCTAAAATAGGGTTAATTGAAATAAAAGGGGTTATCTCGGAGGCAGATAAACCTTTAAAAGAAATCAGGCAGTTTGCACGAAACAAACACATAAAGGCCGTAGTAGTACGTATTGAAAGCCCCGGGGGAGCGGTGGGAGCCTCTCAGGAACTCTATCTTGCCCTTAGAGAACTCTCTAAAGAAAAGCCTGTAGTAGCCTCTATGGGCTCGGTAGCGGCCTCAGGGGGGCTTTATGTAGCTCTTGGAGCCCAAAAAATAGTAGCCGCTCCAGGCACCATAACAGGAAGTATCGGGGTTATGATGCAAGTCCCTAACCTCAGCAAGCTTTTAGAAAAGATTGGCATTGAAGCCACTATTCTAAAAAGTGGTCCCTATAAAGACACTGGCAATATGTTTCGGCCTTTAAGAGAAGATGAAAAAAAAATCCTATATCAAACTATTAATGATATTTATCAGCAGTTTGTAAAGGCCATAGAAGACTCGAGAGGTCTTAAAGAAGCTGAAATCAAAAAGTTCGCAGATGGGCGCGTTTTTACCGGTCGGGCTGCTAAAGAATTTGGCCTAGTAGATGAACTTGGAAACTTAAACGATGCCATCAAACTAGCTGCTAAAATGGCTGGCCTGAAGGGTTATCCAGAAGTAGTCTATCCTTCTAAAGAAAAATTATGGGAACGCTTTCTAGTAGAACAAAAACTTAGTCAAAGTTTGGCTGTTCTCTTTTCTCCTCTTTATATAATGAAGTGGCAGTAA
- a CDS encoding HU family DNA-binding protein, with protein sequence MAVIMNKSDLVDILWREFPEFRRRDLELIVNLLFERLTQALKDEERIEIRGFGRFIVKRQKERFFKNPRTGEEQIIPTRKRVIFKVGKDLKERLNQHALASIDLGTQTFRLLIGKASEGDFKILLKERFNVRLGEKLTKEGRISEKAHERGIKALKKIRLLLDKAEVKEVFAAGTEVFRKAQNADYFLEQAQKILGTPVKILSPEEEALYTAKGVLFSLKPESSPVLIIDVGGGSTEYILCHHEKPIKIGSLKLGAVTLKEKFFPSDDIPTSKEMEEAKNEITNFLEEIKYLSPAPHSLIATGGTATCLAALAQGLERYSPAKVHGYFLKTEKLKELVQKLASLSSSEIKFLKGMEEGREDIILPGALIYSALADILNSKGFLISETGILEGLLLHLIEKRPIISENI encoded by the coding sequence GTGGCAGTAATTATGAACAAAAGCGACTTAGTAGATATACTTTGGCGAGAATTTCCCGAATTTAGACGCCGAGACCTTGAACTTATTGTAAACCTCCTTTTTGAAAGATTAACTCAGGCCTTAAAAGACGAAGAACGCATCGAAATACGCGGGTTTGGAAGATTTATTGTTAAACGACAAAAAGAGCGCTTTTTTAAAAATCCCAGAACAGGCGAAGAACAGATCATTCCTACTCGTAAAAGAGTTATTTTTAAGGTTGGTAAAGACCTTAAAGAAAGACTTAATCAACATGCTTTGGCAAGCATTGATCTGGGCACCCAAACTTTCAGATTACTTATTGGCAAAGCCTCTGAAGGCGATTTTAAAATCCTTTTAAAAGAACGTTTTAACGTACGCCTAGGCGAAAAGCTGACTAAAGAAGGGCGAATTTCAGAAAAGGCTCATGAAAGAGGAATTAAAGCCCTTAAAAAAATACGCCTATTGCTTGATAAAGCCGAGGTAAAAGAAGTTTTTGCCGCTGGCACCGAAGTTTTTCGCAAAGCCCAAAATGCTGACTATTTTTTAGAACAGGCCCAAAAAATTTTAGGTACACCTGTAAAAATTCTAAGTCCAGAGGAAGAAGCCCTTTATACGGCTAAAGGCGTTCTTTTTAGCCTTAAACCAGAAAGTTCCCCTGTTCTCATTATAGATGTAGGAGGGGGTAGCACTGAATACATTCTTTGCCATCATGAAAAGCCTATAAAAATTGGAAGCCTCAAATTAGGTGCCGTAACCCTAAAAGAAAAGTTTTTCCCTTCTGATGACATCCCCACTTCAAAAGAAATGGAAGAGGCTAAAAATGAAATTACGAACTTTCTTGAGGAAATAAAGTATTTGTCACCAGCACCTCATTCTTTGATTGCTACGGGAGGCACAGCAACTTGTTTAGCCGCTCTTGCCCAGGGGCTTGAACGTTACTCACCTGCTAAAGTACACGGTTATTTTTTAAAAACTGAAAAACTAAAAGAACTTGTACAAAAACTGGCCAGTCTTTCTTCATCTGAAATAAAGTTTTTAAAAGGCATGGAAGAAGGCCGGGAAGATATAATTTTACCTGGAGCATTAATTTATTCGGCTTTAGCGGATATTTTAAATAGCAAAGGTTTTTTAATAAGTGAAACAGGAATTCTCGAAGGGTTGCTCTTGCATCTTATAGAAAAAAGACCCATTATTTCTGAAAATATTTAA
- the guaB gene encoding IMP dehydrogenase produces MLNLPIEEAYTFDDLLLLPAESHVLPKDVDLKTKITPKITLNIPLLSAAMDTVTEARMAISMAREGGIGIIHRNMSIEQQCREVEKVKKSEYGMIIDPVTVGPDVSIREVLKIMEEYRISGVPVVEGPEKKLLGIVTNRDLRFETQLDRPVREVMTTENLVTAGPGISLEEAKTILHEHRIEKLLIVDENFHLKGLITIKDIEKLKKYPNACKDELGRLRVGAAVGVGPERLAHIEALLKVGCDVIVIDSAHGHSKNVIESIKDIKAHFPDCNLIAGNIATAEGAEALIKAGADGIKVGVGPGSICTTRIVAGVGVPQLSAIHNSATVANKYGIPVIADGGIKFSGDITKAIGSGAHAVMIGSLFAGTDEAPGEMILYEGRTYKVYRGMGSLGAMMKGGGERYFQKADSPAKFVPEGVEGRVPYRGPVSGMIYQLMGGLRSGMGYCGCKNIEELRTKARFVRITPAGLRESHVHDVIITKEAPNYWIGR; encoded by the coding sequence ATGTTAAATCTTCCTATAGAGGAAGCCTATACTTTTGATGATTTACTACTTTTACCGGCTGAGTCTCACGTTTTACCCAAAGACGTTGACCTTAAAACCAAAATAACTCCAAAGATTACACTTAATATTCCTTTACTTTCAGCGGCCATGGATACAGTTACCGAGGCTCGCATGGCCATAAGCATGGCCAGAGAGGGCGGTATTGGTATTATTCATCGCAACATGTCTATTGAACAGCAATGCCGTGAAGTGGAAAAAGTTAAAAAGTCCGAGTACGGCATGATTATTGACCCGGTAACCGTAGGGCCAGATGTTTCCATTCGTGAAGTCTTAAAAATTATGGAAGAATATCGCATTTCAGGTGTCCCTGTGGTAGAAGGCCCTGAAAAAAAATTACTGGGGATAGTGACTAACCGCGATCTTCGTTTTGAAACTCAGTTGGATCGCCCGGTTCGCGAGGTAATGACCACTGAAAACCTGGTAACCGCTGGCCCTGGTATTTCCCTTGAAGAAGCCAAAACAATTCTCCACGAACACCGTATTGAAAAGCTGCTCATAGTTGATGAAAACTTCCATTTAAAAGGACTAATTACCATTAAAGACATAGAAAAGTTAAAGAAGTACCCTAATGCCTGCAAAGACGAACTGGGCCGCCTGCGCGTGGGAGCTGCTGTTGGCGTTGGCCCTGAAAGATTGGCCCATATAGAAGCCTTACTAAAAGTGGGCTGTGACGTAATTGTTATTGACTCAGCCCACGGGCACTCCAAAAACGTAATTGAATCTATAAAAGACATAAAAGCCCACTTTCCTGACTGTAACCTGATCGCCGGAAACATTGCCACCGCAGAAGGCGCTGAAGCCTTAATCAAGGCAGGAGCTGACGGCATAAAAGTAGGTGTAGGGCCTGGTTCTATTTGCACCACCCGCATTGTTGCCGGTGTAGGAGTGCCTCAATTGTCTGCTATTCATAACAGTGCCACGGTGGCCAATAAATACGGTATCCCGGTTATCGCTGACGGTGGTATCAAGTTCTCTGGAGACATTACCAAGGCCATTGGATCAGGCGCTCACGCGGTGATGATCGGCTCACTTTTTGCCGGTACCGATGAAGCCCCTGGCGAGATGATCCTTTACGAGGGTCGCACTTATAAGGTTTACCGCGGCATGGGTTCGCTTGGAGCCATGATGAAGGGAGGCGGAGAAAGGTATTTCCAAAAGGCCGACTCCCCGGCTAAATTCGTTCCTGAGGGTGTAGAAGGAAGGGTCCCCTATCGTGGTCCGGTATCAGGGATGATTTATCAACTTATGGGTGGCCTTCGCTCTGGAATGGGCTATTGTGGTTGCAAAAATATTGAAGAACTCCGCACTAAAGCGCGTTTCGTAAGGATTACACCGGCAGGCCTTCGCGAAAGTCACGTACACGACGTAATCATCACTAAAGAAGCTCCGAACTACTGGATTGGTCGCTAA
- a CDS encoding type II secretion system F family protein, whose protein sequence is MPVYEWVGKNPAGEIVKGTLEAPDEKIVRIKLRRQKITPVKVKAKGSGFLARLSTPKKVKAKEIVVFTRQLAAMLEAGLPLIQALDSLAHQQKNPYFKEVVFKIKKAVEEGTPFSEALKQYPKIFDKFYFHMIEAGESSGNLELSLKRLATYMEKNLALKAKVKKAMIYPSIVLFVTVVVLSIIMLFVVPTFEKMFSEMGKALPLPTQIVIEASRLTKTYFPFFIGGTIISVFLLRQYYRTEKGRLHIDALLLKLPLFGNLFRKVAVARFSRTLSTLIMSGVSIIDALTIAAKTAGNVVVERTINQVRQAVQEGQSIADPLSKSSIFPYMVVQMVTVGEASGTLEKMLDKVAEFFEEEVDNTVDAMAQMIEPVMIVFLGVVIGGIIVSLYLPIFKLGEVVAG, encoded by the coding sequence ATGCCAGTATATGAATGGGTGGGGAAAAATCCTGCTGGAGAAATAGTAAAAGGAACCCTTGAAGCCCCGGACGAAAAGATAGTCCGCATCAAATTAAGACGTCAAAAAATAACTCCAGTAAAAGTAAAGGCCAAAGGCTCAGGCTTTTTAGCACGTCTCAGCACCCCTAAGAAAGTAAAAGCAAAAGAAATAGTTGTTTTCACCAGACAGCTTGCCGCCATGCTTGAAGCCGGGCTTCCTTTGATTCAGGCCCTTGATTCGCTTGCCCACCAACAAAAAAACCCCTATTTCAAAGAAGTAGTTTTTAAAATCAAAAAAGCGGTAGAAGAAGGAACACCTTTTTCTGAAGCCCTTAAACAGTACCCCAAAATATTTGATAAATTCTATTTTCATATGATAGAAGCCGGCGAAAGCAGTGGAAATTTAGAACTTTCTCTGAAAAGACTGGCCACTTACATGGAAAAAAATCTGGCCCTTAAAGCCAAAGTTAAAAAAGCCATGATTTATCCTTCTATTGTGCTCTTTGTTACTGTAGTAGTTTTGAGCATAATCATGCTTTTCGTAGTCCCTACCTTTGAAAAAATGTTTTCAGAAATGGGTAAGGCCCTCCCCTTGCCTACTCAAATTGTTATTGAGGCCAGCCGTCTCACTAAAACTTATTTCCCCTTTTTCATAGGAGGAACTATTATTTCCGTATTTCTTTTGAGACAATACTACCGTACAGAAAAAGGCCGGCTACATATAGATGCCCTGCTTCTTAAGCTTCCACTTTTCGGAAATCTCTTTCGCAAAGTAGCCGTTGCTCGCTTTTCGCGAACTTTGAGTACCTTGATAATGAGTGGCGTCTCTATAATTGACGCCTTAACCATTGCCGCCAAAACCGCTGGAAACGTAGTAGTAGAAAGGACCATCAATCAAGTACGGCAAGCTGTTCAAGAGGGACAATCAATTGCTGACCCTCTTTCTAAAAGCAGTATTTTCCCTTATATGGTAGTACAAATGGTAACCGTAGGTGAAGCTAGTGGTACTCTTGAAAAAATGCTTGATAAAGTAGCTGAATTTTTTGAAGAAGAAGTGGACAATACTGTTGATGCCATGGCCCAGATGATTGAACCGGTAATGATCGTGTTTTTAGGAGTGGTAATCGGGGGAATTATTGTCTCACTTTATCTTCCTATCTTCAAACTCGGAGAAGTAGTAGCTGGATAA
- a CDS encoding DUF434 domain-containing protein, whose translation MPKKGFNLRWELLREIAEDLRYLLERGYHKEASINFLANRWQLSALEREVLKRGVFSQLEAQLRLSKKKDPAYLKNKILYIDGFNVLTTIRSALAGLPVFMCDDGFIRDLGKLTPKFTPNEVSEKAILLLLRKLKQLRPKRVEIYLDKPLSRSGELAAKLREFFEKEGILGEVILTSSADKALIGVSLLASSDAALLDRAEAAFDLAASILEEEGYRWPYLSSYYFSEFEDRKIK comes from the coding sequence TTGCCAAAGAAGGGCTTTAACCTACGGTGGGAGCTTCTAAGAGAAATAGCCGAAGATTTACGCTATCTCCTTGAGCGGGGTTATCATAAAGAAGCCTCTATTAACTTTTTAGCCAACCGCTGGCAGCTAAGTGCTTTGGAAAGAGAAGTTTTAAAGAGGGGAGTATTTTCTCAATTAGAGGCTCAATTGCGCCTCTCAAAAAAGAAAGACCCTGCGTATTTAAAGAACAAAATCCTTTACATTGACGGTTTTAATGTTCTTACCACTATCAGGTCGGCCCTGGCAGGGCTTCCGGTTTTTATGTGCGATGATGGCTTTATAAGGGATCTGGGAAAGCTTACACCTAAGTTTACTCCTAATGAAGTTTCAGAAAAGGCCATTTTGCTTTTATTAAGGAAACTTAAACAATTACGTCCTAAAAGGGTAGAAATTTATCTGGATAAACCGCTTTCACGAAGTGGAGAATTGGCCGCCAAATTGCGCGAGTTTTTTGAAAAAGAGGGTATTTTGGGAGAGGTAATCCTTACTTCATCAGCTGACAAAGCCTTGATAGGGGTTTCTTTGCTGGCCTCAAGTGATGCTGCTTTGCTAGATAGAGCCGAGGCGGCCTTTGACCTGGCCGCCTCAATATTGGAGGAGGAGGGGTACAGATGGCCTTATTTATCCAGCTACTACTTCTCCGAGTTTGAAGATAGGAAGATAAAGTGA
- a CDS encoding DnaJ C-terminal domain-containing protein, with protein MAKDYYKILGVSRNATQEEIKKAYRRLALKYHPDRNKGNKEAEERFKEINEAYAVLSDPEKRRQYDQFGSTEFHRRYTQEDIFRDFDFESIFRDLGVGFDLGSFFGFGGKRRGSTSFRIDLGDLFSQVFGTSPEEEWFGKESYRTKHAERDFVSNGDVVLELPVTLEEVAQGAEKIISIAPTGKAERIKVKIPQGVEDGQKLRIPAQGTYGPHGRRGDLYLKVKIEEHPIFERDGKNIICDHEIKFSEAVLGTTIEVPTLYGKKVRVKVPPGTRSGAKLRLRGLGLPDKSGGKGDQFVRINIKVPKTLTKEQKDLIKKLAKEGL; from the coding sequence ATGGCCAAAGATTACTACAAGATTTTAGGGGTTTCGCGAAACGCTACCCAAGAAGAGATAAAAAAGGCTTATCGTCGCCTGGCTCTTAAATATCATCCTGACCGCAATAAAGGTAATAAAGAAGCTGAAGAACGTTTTAAAGAAATAAATGAGGCCTATGCCGTCCTTTCCGATCCAGAAAAACGCCGTCAATATGATCAATTCGGTTCTACAGAATTTCACCGTCGTTATACGCAAGAAGATATTTTTCGAGATTTTGATTTTGAATCTATTTTTCGTGATTTAGGAGTTGGTTTTGACTTGGGTAGTTTTTTTGGTTTTGGAGGAAAGCGACGGGGTAGTACTAGTTTCCGAATAGATCTTGGTGATCTTTTTAGTCAAGTATTTGGAACGTCTCCAGAAGAAGAATGGTTTGGCAAAGAATCATACCGCACCAAACATGCTGAAAGAGATTTTGTTTCGAATGGGGACGTTGTTTTAGAACTCCCGGTAACCCTTGAAGAAGTGGCCCAGGGAGCGGAAAAGATAATATCTATCGCCCCAACTGGTAAAGCCGAACGTATTAAAGTCAAAATTCCTCAAGGTGTAGAAGACGGCCAGAAATTGCGTATTCCCGCTCAGGGAACCTACGGTCCTCACGGGCGACGAGGGGATCTTTATCTCAAAGTCAAGATTGAAGAGCATCCCATTTTTGAACGTGATGGTAAAAATATTATCTGTGACCATGAAATAAAGTTCTCTGAGGCCGTTTTAGGTACTACTATTGAAGTCCCCACTCTATACGGAAAAAAGGTAAGGGTAAAAGTGCCCCCGGGCACGAGGAGTGGGGCCAAACTGAGACTAAGAGGCCTTGGTCTTCCCGATAAATCTGGTGGTAAAGGGGACCAGTTTGTCAGGATAAACATTAAAGTTCCTAAAACTTTAACTAAAGAACAAAAGGATTTGATTAAGAAACTTGCCAAAGAAGGGCTTTAA
- a CDS encoding 3-deoxy-D-manno-octulosonic acid transferase — protein MLKFYFATQIFTWPFYLGSHFKREKRALLNKRLNPPLIPDTKQVIWIHTLSVGEVQAAIPLLKALRENLPGYFLVFTVATASGYQQALKRAENLADLIWPGPIDLYTVIRKYLKSFHPALFILVESDIWPGLLGEIKRRDIPLVLVNAALSERSFKRLNKIPILKDLLFGSFSFIGAATKGDAERLKKLLPEREIFFFGNLKYEIPPPSKEKIARLKTELGPFLKRPVIVCGSTHPGEEELLFEGFRRFGRGSLVLCPRHPKRAEELLKLAREKGFKASKRSNPSASEVIVVDTLGELAALYSLGDVAFVGGSLVPVGGHNLFEPLVFGLPVCFGPYVESISDLAEYLIEKQIGFKIDNSKNIADLWNKIVCQQKDLKDKALAIKKEFLGVSQQYVAYLEKFLGHK, from the coding sequence ATGTTAAAGTTTTATTTTGCTACCCAGATATTTACCTGGCCATTTTATCTCGGTTCACATTTTAAAAGAGAAAAACGGGCCCTTTTAAACAAACGTTTAAACCCCCCATTAATCCCTGACACCAAACAGGTTATCTGGATTCATACCTTATCAGTAGGAGAAGTGCAAGCCGCTATTCCTTTGCTTAAAGCCTTGCGGGAAAATTTACCCGGATATTTTTTGGTCTTTACCGTGGCTACCGCCAGTGGTTATCAACAGGCCCTCAAACGGGCCGAAAACTTAGCAGACCTTATATGGCCAGGCCCGATTGATCTTTACACTGTCATCAGAAAGTATTTAAAAAGTTTTCACCCAGCCCTTTTTATTTTGGTAGAATCAGATATATGGCCTGGTCTTTTAGGTGAAATTAAGAGAAGAGATATCCCTTTGGTTTTGGTTAATGCCGCTTTATCTGAAAGATCATTTAAGAGGCTTAACAAAATTCCCATTTTGAAAGACCTGCTTTTTGGGTCTTTTTCTTTTATTGGGGCCGCTACCAAAGGTGATGCTGAACGCTTAAAAAAACTTTTACCTGAAAGAGAAATCTTTTTCTTTGGCAACTTAAAATACGAAATACCTCCACCATCTAAAGAAAAAATAGCCAGGCTAAAAACTGAATTAGGGCCATTCCTAAAAAGGCCCGTAATCGTATGTGGCTCAACTCACCCAGGAGAAGAAGAGCTTTTATTTGAGGGTTTTAGGCGTTTTGGGAGGGGTTCTTTGGTTCTTTGTCCACGCCATCCAAAGCGCGCTGAAGAATTGCTAAAACTTGCCCGGGAAAAGGGCTTTAAAGCATCAAAGCGCAGTAATCCTTCTGCTTCTGAAGTAATAGTAGTCGATACTTTAGGAGAACTAGCAGCTCTCTATTCTCTAGGAGACGTTGCTTTTGTTGGGGGAAGCCTAGTTCCTGTGGGCGGTCATAATCTTTTTGAGCCTTTAGTTTTTGGACTTCCTGTGTGTTTTGGGCCTTATGTGGAGAGTATCTCCGATTTGGCCGAATATCTTATTGAAAAACAAATAGGTTTTAAAATAGATAACTCGAAAAACATTGCTGACTTATGGAATAAGATAGTTTGTCAACAAAAAGACTTAAAAGATAAAGCTTTAGCCATAAAAAAAGAATTTTTAGGGGTTTCTCAACAATACGTAGCCTATTTAGAAAAATTTTTAGGTCATAAATAG